A stretch of the Agromyces larvae genome encodes the following:
- a CDS encoding Gfo/Idh/MocA family protein: protein MTTTLRAAIVGCGIIGLNHARAIARVDGVDVAVLVDPVAEAAERLADAVVDELGAPRPEVFPDLADALEQARPDLVVICTPSGMHVEQAAAAVEAGAHVVIEKPLDVDLARARRIERLAADAARDGRLVSVISQHRFDPASVAVARALHAGGLGRITSAIASVAWWRSQAYYDSGHWRGTWELDGGGALMNQGVHTVDLLLWFLGRPVEVSAQTARLAHERIEVEDVAVATVRFESGALAVLHATTAAYPGTGVRLHVLGSLGSAVIHDDQLEYLHAREDTDVADGAAARNQAAEWVPAGELAGAAKPADAFVIGHARQYADLVSSIRDGERPGVTVADAVLALAVVRAVYLSARLGRSVLVEDVLAGAYDDEPIAAAPSPDEPADEQHRGAAA from the coding sequence ATGACCACGACACTGCGCGCAGCCATCGTCGGCTGCGGAATCATCGGGCTCAACCACGCGAGGGCGATCGCGAGGGTCGACGGCGTCGACGTCGCCGTGCTCGTCGACCCGGTCGCCGAGGCGGCCGAACGACTCGCCGACGCCGTGGTCGACGAACTCGGCGCGCCGCGCCCCGAGGTCTTCCCCGACCTCGCCGACGCGCTCGAGCAGGCCCGCCCCGACCTCGTGGTGATCTGCACGCCGAGCGGCATGCACGTCGAACAGGCCGCCGCGGCGGTCGAGGCCGGTGCGCACGTCGTCATCGAGAAGCCGCTCGATGTCGACCTCGCGCGGGCCAGGCGCATCGAGCGACTCGCCGCCGATGCCGCGCGCGACGGCCGCCTGGTCTCGGTCATCAGCCAGCACCGGTTCGACCCGGCCTCGGTCGCGGTCGCCCGGGCCCTGCACGCCGGCGGACTCGGACGCATCACGAGCGCGATCGCCTCGGTCGCCTGGTGGCGCAGCCAGGCGTACTACGACTCCGGACACTGGCGCGGCACCTGGGAGCTCGACGGCGGCGGCGCGCTCATGAACCAGGGCGTGCACACCGTCGACCTGCTGCTCTGGTTCCTCGGCCGCCCGGTCGAGGTCTCGGCGCAGACCGCCAGGCTCGCCCACGAGCGCATCGAGGTCGAGGACGTCGCGGTCGCGACCGTGCGCTTCGAATCGGGCGCCCTCGCGGTGCTGCACGCGACGACCGCGGCCTACCCGGGCACCGGCGTACGGCTCCACGTGCTCGGCTCGCTCGGCTCGGCCGTGATCCACGACGACCAGCTCGAGTACCTCCACGCCCGGGAGGACACGGATGTCGCCGACGGCGCCGCCGCGCGCAACCAGGCGGCCGAGTGGGTGCCGGCCGGCGAGCTGGCCGGCGCGGCCAAGCCCGCCGACGCCTTCGTGATCGGCCATGCCCGTCAGTACGCCGACCTCGTGTCGAGCATCCGCGACGGCGAGCGGCCGGGCGTCACCGTCGCAGACGCGGTGCTCGCGCTCGCCGTGGTGCGCGCGGTCTACCTCTCGGCCCGGCTCGGCCGGTCGGTGCTCGTCGAGGACGTGCTCGCGGGCGCCTACGACGACGAACCCATCGCGGCAGCGCCCAGTCCCGACGAACCCGCCGACGAACAGCACAGAGGAGCCGCAGC